In Gimesia chilikensis, one DNA window encodes the following:
- a CDS encoding mu-protocadherin- cell-suface protein — MRTPQIAFFVALLSVSLLTHDAYSRGGRGGGGGARGGGGARGGGGGFNRGGGGGISRPSPSMSRPSRPNVSRPSGGNRPNLGNRPSGGGGNRPNLGNRPSGGNRPDLGNRPGGGNRPSGGNRPNLGNRPGGGNRPDFSNRPTQGQLQDFLNLPGNGGGNRPGGGNRPEIINRPGSGNRPDVVNRPGSGDRPGAGNRPEIINRPGSGNRPDVVNRPGDGNRPGAGNRPGIGDRPGNRPGDRPNNNRGPGKRDISINQINNNRVRVGNNVRNNWNNRHVNAFNRDWWTHRPGWNTPAWRYQRYWGRYPAGYWWRPVTAVAMTSWFVGWWNTPSYYEYGSNIYYEDNSVYYGDQPVATADEYYQQALSLADSAPQDSQSNAEETEWMPLGVYAITNADSEETNMVLQLAVDKNGVIAGTFYNDISDVTHPVEGMVDKDNQRASWHFSDGSNPGLVMETGVYNLTQDQTNVLVHFNEEKTQTWLLVRLPEPKGDDTQTN, encoded by the coding sequence ATGAGAACTCCCCAAATTGCATTCTTTGTAGCACTTTTATCTGTATCGTTACTGACGCACGATGCCTATTCCCGCGGCGGCCGCGGTGGAGGAGGCGGTGCTCGCGGCGGGGGTGGAGCCCGTGGTGGTGGAGGAGGATTCAACCGGGGCGGAGGCGGGGGAATTTCCCGGCCCAGCCCCTCAATGAGTCGGCCTTCGCGTCCCAATGTGTCCCGACCCAGCGGGGGTAACCGTCCCAATTTGGGCAATCGCCCCAGCGGTGGTGGCGGAAATCGACCAAATCTGGGGAATCGTCCAAGCGGCGGGAACCGGCCTGATCTGGGGAACCGCCCCGGAGGAGGTAATCGACCGAGTGGTGGAAACCGTCCCAACCTCGGTAATCGACCAGGGGGGGGAAACCGACCCGATTTCAGTAACCGTCCCACCCAGGGACAGTTGCAGGACTTTTTGAACCTGCCGGGTAACGGAGGTGGTAACCGACCTGGCGGAGGAAATCGCCCTGAGATCATTAATCGCCCGGGCAGCGGCAATCGGCCCGACGTTGTGAACCGCCCGGGCAGTGGTGATCGTCCAGGGGCAGGAAACAGACCAGAGATTATCAATCGGCCTGGTAGTGGAAATCGTCCCGATGTTGTAAATCGACCAGGCGATGGAAATCGTCCCGGAGCTGGCAACCGACCCGGTATAGGGGACCGACCTGGAAATCGCCCCGGCGACCGTCCCAATAATAACCGTGGTCCCGGTAAGCGTGATATTTCGATCAATCAGATCAACAATAACCGTGTTCGCGTGGGTAACAATGTTCGTAATAACTGGAATAACAGACATGTGAATGCTTTCAATCGCGACTGGTGGACCCATCGTCCTGGCTGGAATACTCCTGCCTGGCGCTATCAGCGTTACTGGGGACGTTACCCCGCCGGTTACTGGTGGCGACCTGTAACCGCTGTCGCTATGACCTCCTGGTTCGTGGGCTGGTGGAACACTCCCTCCTATTATGAGTATGGATCAAACATCTATTACGAGGACAACTCCGTGTATTATGGAGACCAGCCGGTTGCCACTGCGGATGAATATTATCAGCAGGCATTGTCCCTGGCTGATTCCGCTCCTCAGGATTCACAGTCGAATGCAGAAGAGACGGAATGGATGCCGCTGGGAGTCTATGCCATTACGAATGCTGACTCCGAGGAGACCAATATGGTTCTGCAGTTGGCTGTGGACAAGAACGGTGTGATCGCGGGAACGTTCTACAACGACATTTCTGACGTCACTCACCCGGTTGAAGGCATGGTTGACAAAGACAACCAACGCGCTTCCTGGCATTTTTCTGATGGCAGCAATCCGGGGCTGGTCATGGAGACCGGCGTTTATAATCTGACGCAGGATCAGACCAACGTGCTCGTGCACTTCAATGAAGAGAAGACACAGACCTGGTTACTGGTACGTCTGCCTGAACCAAAAGGAGACGATACTCAGACTAACTGA
- a CDS encoding YybH family protein — translation MRRVLPLLLLLCSAGQFLHADDAKPDEEGLIRTAISSYKTAFDKGDAKAVASHWTPEGEFTPPGGETIKGQAALEKSFTEYFKDSPGAKIELESVDIRLISPGVAVENGVAEVILPEQEPSVTEYSAVHVKTPAGWKLDSVTETEAIVPQSHYEQLKSLEWMIGTWVDEGDDGSVETVCKWTKNKNFMTRSFKVHIQDRVALEGTQIIGWDPDKQTIRSWLFDSEGGFGVGIWTQTENRWTVRTLQVLANGEKATGVNVITKIDDNSFTFRSLGREVDGELLPGVDEITIVRK, via the coding sequence ATGCGTCGAGTACTACCGCTTCTTTTACTGCTGTGTTCAGCGGGTCAGTTTTTGCATGCGGACGATGCAAAACCAGATGAGGAAGGCCTGATTCGCACTGCGATTTCCTCTTACAAAACAGCTTTTGACAAGGGAGATGCCAAAGCTGTTGCCAGCCACTGGACACCCGAAGGGGAATTCACTCCACCGGGAGGCGAAACAATCAAGGGGCAGGCGGCGCTGGAGAAAAGCTTCACAGAGTATTTTAAGGATTCGCCTGGCGCTAAAATCGAACTGGAAAGTGTCGATATTCGACTGATCTCACCTGGCGTTGCCGTTGAGAACGGTGTGGCTGAAGTCATTCTGCCGGAACAGGAGCCCAGCGTCACTGAATACTCGGCCGTGCATGTGAAAACGCCCGCTGGCTGGAAGCTGGATAGTGTAACAGAAACAGAGGCCATAGTGCCTCAATCACACTACGAACAGCTGAAATCACTGGAATGGATGATCGGAACCTGGGTTGATGAAGGCGATGATGGTTCCGTCGAAACCGTCTGCAAGTGGACGAAGAATAAAAACTTCATGACGCGTTCTTTCAAGGTCCATATACAGGATCGCGTTGCTCTGGAAGGGACGCAGATCATCGGCTGGGATCCGGATAAACAGACCATCCGTTCCTGGTTATTCGACTCAGAAGGTGGATTTGGTGTCGGGATCTGGACCCAAACTGAGAATCGCTGGACCGTACGCACATTGCAGGTTCTGGCGAATGGCGAGAAGGCCACTGGAGTCAATGTCATCACCAAAATCGATGACAACAGTTTTACTTTTCGTTCTCTGGGACGCGAGGTGGATGGCGAACTCCTGCCGGGAGTCGACGAGATCACCATTGTCCGCAAGTAA
- a CDS encoding methyltransferase domain-containing protein, whose product MQSSNKPDRFLIYVVAYEAEQHLFDLFERIPFMLFNRDDVHFLVNDDASADNGALILKKWLVAHDIYNVTILKNRINQGYGGNQKIGFRAAIDDEYSCVILLHGDGQYAPELLPEFIETWRETRPDVILGSRMHSTRSARAGGMPWYKLVGNRILTRFQNWLTGWSLSEYHTGYRAYSTKFLQSVPFEINTNDFHFDTEILLQAAHVEASVQEINIPTFYGNEICRVQGFKYAWNVVTATIQYKMHQWGMLCSLKLRNLSTDRYRDKTQAEYSSHALALKLLKARHAQNVLDIGCGPGHVASQCEQQGMQVTGVDCSRPQSEVMSRFIFADLERDEIPVSLTDYDTMLMLDVIEHLAHPEEFLLALRNEHRADAGSNQMGNIENVASAHCNEVISDGYNEDEQNSLGTPQVLSDPPALPLLLLSTPNVAFAAVRLNLLFGRFNYAERGILDITHKRLFTRRTLLRMLEDCGYNVERVHAIGAPFSAVMPGRLGKWLGWMAGLLAKAWPALFAFQFMVECRPRPGVRESLKNALRVHEHPTHVSTPEFDVSHQSGRQDFFE is encoded by the coding sequence ATGCAGTCATCAAACAAGCCAGATCGATTTCTAATCTATGTTGTCGCTTATGAAGCAGAGCAGCATCTGTTCGATTTATTTGAACGGATACCCTTTATGCTCTTTAATCGCGATGATGTTCATTTTCTTGTCAACGATGATGCCTCTGCGGACAATGGGGCCTTGATACTGAAAAAATGGCTGGTTGCCCATGACATTTATAATGTCACCATTTTGAAAAACCGAATCAACCAGGGGTATGGGGGAAATCAGAAGATTGGTTTTCGGGCAGCAATCGATGATGAATACAGTTGCGTTATTCTATTACACGGTGATGGACAATACGCTCCAGAACTGTTGCCTGAATTCATCGAAACCTGGAGAGAGACTAGACCAGATGTCATCCTGGGGTCACGAATGCATTCCACACGCAGCGCCAGGGCGGGAGGAATGCCCTGGTATAAGCTGGTGGGTAATCGGATACTTACCCGGTTTCAAAACTGGCTCACAGGTTGGAGCTTGAGCGAATATCATACGGGGTACCGTGCATATTCCACAAAATTTCTGCAGAGTGTTCCCTTTGAGATTAATACTAACGATTTCCATTTTGACACAGAGATACTTTTACAAGCGGCACATGTAGAGGCGAGTGTACAGGAGATAAACATACCGACTTTCTATGGTAACGAAATCTGTCGGGTGCAGGGATTTAAATATGCCTGGAATGTCGTGACGGCGACAATTCAGTATAAAATGCATCAATGGGGTATGCTGTGTTCTTTGAAACTGAGGAACTTATCAACGGATCGATACCGCGATAAGACACAGGCAGAATATTCTTCCCATGCACTAGCTCTCAAATTGTTGAAAGCCAGGCACGCACAAAATGTACTGGATATCGGCTGTGGTCCGGGACATGTCGCTTCACAGTGTGAACAGCAGGGGATGCAGGTGACTGGTGTTGACTGCAGCAGACCTCAGTCGGAAGTGATGAGTCGATTTATATTCGCTGACCTGGAACGGGATGAAATCCCTGTTTCATTAACAGACTATGACACAATGCTCATGCTGGACGTGATTGAGCATCTGGCACATCCAGAAGAATTTCTACTGGCGCTACGGAACGAACACCGGGCAGATGCTGGTTCCAATCAGATGGGTAACATCGAGAACGTCGCTTCAGCGCACTGTAATGAGGTGATCTCGGATGGATACAACGAAGACGAACAAAATTCGTTGGGAACTCCCCAGGTTTTGTCAGATCCGCCTGCGCTGCCACTGTTATTACTTTCCACTCCTAATGTCGCGTTTGCAGCAGTTCGGCTGAATCTCTTGTTTGGTCGTTTCAATTATGCTGAGCGGGGAATTCTCGATATCACTCACAAAAGGTTGTTTACTCGACGTACTCTTCTGAGAATGCTCGAGGACTGCGGATACAATGTGGAGCGGGTACATGCCATCGGCGCCCCTTTTTCGGCAGTGATGCCCGGGAGACTGGGGAAATGGCTGGGATGGATGGCAGGCTTGCTGGCGAAAGCCTGGCCAGCCTTGTTTGCATTTCAATTTATGGTGGAATGTCGGCCCCGCCCGGGAGTCAGAGAATCCTTAAAGAATGCACTCAGAGTTCACGAGCATCCTACCCATGTCAGCACGCCAGAATTCGATGTCAGTCATCAATCTGGAAGACAGGACTTCTTTGAATGA
- a CDS encoding glycosyltransferase family 39 protein, which translates to MTDTTPESGESQTYADRNATDIADARETSLVVWGLVAGIILVGLLFRAQLLDAFYLDFDESMHFQAAREATLQDTWIASRIHTHPPLVFLFYHLWLNLGDSEIMLRLPALIFSISALVFAFLWLREVTGVRPAVVGLVFLTFSMPMVHLGAQMRGYTILLTFMFAALFFHERFLQRHSLAALITSAVCLGLAMLTHYTTAWLMLALGVLTLLRVISGTLPRKLVIAWAMVQVVLLGECAALYFGHVRAFVNSETQDAMWDFWLRDSQYTLQNTNPLMIPLLRLLEFIKFTSGAFGLLIAILIVPGVIRLGKVAYQRTGSSWIAVERALLIVLPMIVAMLLFQFRIYPLGHTRHSMWLIPFVALGISAASLFLFTRHSLWRNSVLAGVMLLWVMSYAAPMVWKYETTQTPEMMERFVSLIKQTVPEGEVILTDDSTRNVLEYYLVGREVIHGKPLGGGYIEYKMGNYRVVTIPRFHFFMYQFRKDWKNYLAALKESAREPLWVVYLGYERAEAKPEHLFPLFPAGQLTKQAHYLDNQIMRIQFLSPEIKAAKAAVPKQNIN; encoded by the coding sequence GTGACAGACACAACTCCCGAATCTGGTGAGAGTCAGACTTACGCGGATAGGAATGCGACAGACATCGCTGATGCCCGGGAGACATCACTGGTAGTGTGGGGCCTGGTCGCGGGTATTATTCTCGTGGGTCTTCTGTTTCGTGCACAATTACTGGATGCATTTTATCTGGATTTTGATGAATCAATGCACTTCCAGGCAGCACGAGAAGCAACTCTGCAGGATACATGGATAGCCAGCAGGATTCATACACATCCTCCACTCGTGTTTCTCTTTTACCACCTCTGGTTGAACCTCGGGGACTCGGAGATCATGCTTCGGCTCCCCGCTTTGATCTTCAGTATCTCCGCGTTAGTCTTTGCATTTTTATGGTTGAGGGAAGTAACAGGAGTCAGACCAGCTGTGGTAGGACTCGTTTTTCTTACCTTCTCAATGCCGATGGTGCATCTCGGAGCGCAGATGCGGGGATACACGATTCTGCTGACATTCATGTTTGCCGCATTGTTTTTCCATGAGCGGTTTCTTCAGCGGCATTCGCTCGCTGCGCTGATTACCAGTGCTGTCTGTCTCGGGCTGGCCATGCTGACTCATTATACCACAGCCTGGCTGATGCTGGCACTGGGAGTACTCACACTGCTGCGAGTTATCTCTGGTACGTTGCCCAGGAAACTGGTAATTGCCTGGGCCATGGTGCAGGTCGTTTTGCTGGGAGAATGTGCAGCTCTGTATTTTGGCCATGTCCGGGCATTTGTGAACAGTGAAACACAGGATGCCATGTGGGACTTCTGGCTGAGAGACAGTCAATACACCCTGCAGAACACGAATCCCTTGATGATTCCACTTTTGCGCCTACTGGAGTTTATCAAGTTTACTTCGGGGGCATTCGGTCTGTTAATTGCGATCCTCATCGTACCCGGGGTAATCAGATTGGGAAAAGTCGCGTATCAGCGAACAGGATCCTCCTGGATTGCAGTGGAGCGGGCACTGCTGATCGTGCTGCCAATGATTGTCGCGATGCTGCTGTTTCAGTTTCGAATTTATCCATTGGGGCATACACGTCATTCAATGTGGTTGATTCCTTTTGTGGCGCTGGGAATATCCGCGGCATCATTGTTCTTGTTCACGCGTCACAGTCTGTGGCGAAATTCAGTGCTGGCAGGCGTTATGCTGTTGTGGGTGATGAGCTATGCGGCACCGATGGTATGGAAGTATGAAACGACACAGACTCCTGAAATGATGGAACGTTTTGTAAGTCTAATCAAACAGACGGTTCCAGAGGGAGAGGTGATCCTGACGGATGACAGTACACGGAATGTCCTGGAATATTACCTGGTGGGGCGCGAGGTGATTCACGGAAAGCCACTCGGAGGTGGCTATATCGAATACAAGATGGGGAATTACCGTGTTGTGACAATTCCCCGCTTTCACTTTTTCATGTATCAGTTCCGGAAAGACTGGAAAAACTACCTGGCTGCTCTCAAGGAATCGGCCAGGGAACCGCTCTGGGTTGTCTATCTGGGGTATGAAAGAGCAGAGGCAAAGCCCGAGCATCTCTTCCCCCTGTTTCCAGCCGGTCAATTGACGAAACAGGCCCATTACCTGGACAACCAGATCATGCGAATCCAGTTTCTCTCACCCGAGATCAAAGCTGCCAAGGCAGCAGTTCCGAAGCAGAATATAAATTAA
- a CDS encoding GntR family transcriptional regulator, whose translation MSIDQFSKGGAGQTKLKRQTLTQAVESRLRSEIIQGVYEPGTMLSEPVLSSELGVSRSPVREALLILERDGIVEFDERGRTRVATMTAADFEDLYLLRLAVEPMVAVHAASQATSADYAALEANMKAMQNTKTLAEISLLDMEFHDLLVASSRRSRLIATWRSLRPSLELWLAALHRRHEQITGRVKEITIDSHQELIDTLRSGDGASIEKLMRGHIEGWYQWLPEMNELS comes from the coding sequence ATGAGTATCGATCAATTTTCGAAAGGCGGCGCCGGTCAGACAAAACTGAAACGGCAGACACTGACACAGGCAGTCGAGTCCCGCTTGCGCAGTGAAATCATCCAGGGCGTGTACGAGCCCGGGACAATGCTCAGTGAACCGGTGCTTTCGTCTGAATTGGGAGTCAGCCGATCTCCGGTCCGTGAAGCACTATTGATTCTGGAGCGGGATGGTATCGTGGAATTCGATGAACGCGGGCGTACACGGGTCGCGACCATGACCGCTGCTGACTTTGAAGATCTGTACCTGCTCCGTCTTGCAGTGGAGCCAATGGTCGCAGTGCATGCGGCCTCCCAGGCAACTTCAGCTGACTATGCTGCACTCGAAGCGAATATGAAGGCAATGCAGAATACCAAAACGCTGGCAGAGATCAGCCTGTTGGATATGGAATTTCATGATCTGCTGGTGGCCTCCAGCAGACGTTCCCGGCTGATTGCCACCTGGCGCTCATTGCGCCCTTCCCTGGAACTCTGGCTTGCCGCTTTGCATCGTCGTCATGAGCAGATCACCGGCCGCGTTAAGGAAATCACAATCGACAGCCATCAGGAACTGATCGACACGCTCCGCAGCGGTGATGGAGCTTCAATTGAAAAACTGATGCGCGGGCATATCGAAGGCTGGTATCAGTGGCTGCCGGAAATGAATGAGCTGTCCTGA
- a CDS encoding DUF1552 domain-containing protein, which translates to MGAFMTTRRTMLRGLGVTMALPWLESLRVWGVEAGKNAVQGEAPIRFAALFSGNGFHREHWWAKGSGKTMELGKVLEPLLPHREKMLFVQGLYNEEALKGNIHSSQTGNILTGAPLEAGGGIRSGISIDQMLAKQYGQTTKVPSLVLGCEKSNPSVHKNYSMLYSSHISWSSPTTPTPLEVYPALAFDRLFRKDASQSDQSVLDAVLSDARDLRRGISRSDKQKLDEYLNSVREVEQRIDLAGQRGELQGWRPTLDKPNVPRPADGIPQDIAEHMRLMCDILVLAFQTDATRFCTLKLNNDHSSLRFPNLGVDYMIHHLLSHQESNDWLKVNQFFLEQVAYIAAKLDAIQEGERTALDNTMLMYCSSMLTGSHDATKLPVVILGRGGGKLETGRVLNYLDQPNRKMCSLYLSLMDRFGLHLDQFGDATERLAGL; encoded by the coding sequence ATGGGCGCTTTTATGACAACCCGACGGACCATGCTGCGAGGGCTCGGCGTCACCATGGCACTGCCCTGGCTGGAATCATTGCGGGTCTGGGGAGTAGAAGCGGGCAAGAACGCAGTTCAGGGAGAAGCTCCGATTCGGTTTGCAGCGCTCTTTTCCGGCAATGGCTTTCACCGCGAACACTGGTGGGCCAAGGGGAGCGGCAAAACAATGGAACTGGGTAAGGTCCTTGAACCGCTGCTGCCTCACCGGGAAAAAATGCTGTTTGTTCAGGGGCTGTATAACGAGGAAGCACTGAAAGGAAATATTCACAGCTCCCAGACGGGAAATATTCTCACGGGGGCGCCGCTCGAAGCAGGGGGCGGCATTCGCAGCGGGATCAGCATCGATCAGATGCTGGCGAAACAGTATGGTCAGACGACAAAAGTCCCCAGCCTGGTCCTGGGCTGCGAAAAGTCGAATCCGTCAGTCCACAAGAACTATTCGATGCTTTACAGCAGTCATATCTCCTGGAGTTCTCCGACAACGCCGACGCCCCTGGAAGTCTACCCGGCGCTGGCCTTTGATCGACTGTTCCGCAAAGACGCAAGCCAGAGCGATCAGAGCGTACTCGATGCCGTCCTGAGTGATGCCCGCGATTTGCGACGAGGTATCAGCCGCAGTGATAAACAGAAGCTGGATGAATATCTTAATTCGGTGCGCGAAGTAGAACAGCGGATCGATCTGGCAGGGCAGCGGGGGGAATTACAGGGCTGGCGTCCTACGCTTGATAAACCGAATGTTCCCCGTCCAGCGGATGGCATTCCCCAGGACATCGCCGAGCATATGCGACTGATGTGCGATATCCTGGTACTGGCGTTTCAAACCGACGCGACTCGCTTCTGTACCCTGAAGCTGAACAACGATCATTCCTCTTTACGCTTTCCCAATCTGGGCGTGGATTACATGATCCACCACCTGTTGTCACATCAGGAGTCGAATGACTGGCTCAAGGTCAATCAGTTCTTTCTCGAGCAGGTGGCCTATATTGCCGCGAAGCTGGATGCGATCCAGGAAGGGGAACGAACTGCACTGGATAATACCATGCTGATGTATTGCAGCAGTATGCTCACCGGCAGTCATGATGCAACCAAACTGCCCGTCGTAATCCTGGGCCGTGGAGGAGGCAAGCTGGAAACCGGACGGGTGCTGAACTATCTAGATCAACCGAATCGAAAAATGTGCAGCCTCTATCTGTCGTTAATGGACCGTTTCGGGTTGCACCTGGATCAGTTCGGCGATGCAACAGAACGCCTGGCAGGTCTCTAG